Proteins found in one Methanothermobacter thermautotrophicus genomic segment:
- a CDS encoding heavy metal translocating P-type ATPase, producing MKRITIRIGGMGCAACALKIEEALKGLDGVSDATVNLVEGKVSIEYDPGRVELSDMEATIEDAGYTVLNENIAMAVGGMSCVMCAQKIESALRELEGVSSATVNLAAEKAYISYNPSLTSVEDLRRTVEGLGYTVTGLEGEEVREDLKPELRRIIVGFGVSVPLMAAMYLGLHPPGGGVFILLVSIIPFIYVSGPIFRGALRSLRSGTLDMDVMYSMGIGVAFLSSILGTSGILPSDFMFYDTALMLASFLTLGRYLEARARGKTSEAVRRLMELQPDTATVLRDGREVEVRIHDIEVGDEVIVRPGDRVPADGRVMEGSSYVDESMITGEPLPVLKKPGSEVVAGTINTDGILRFGVERTGDETFLSGIIRLVEGAQASKPPIQRIADRVVSYFIPAVLLVATSAFLFWYLVEGAGLLISLTVLISVLVVACPCALGLATPTAVTAGIGRGAELGILIKKGEALELSDRISCVIFDKTGTLTRGRPRVTDIVGDVLGLAAALERKSRHPIAAAVTERAEEEGVDVPEAEEFRAIPGMGLEGRVKSHHVLAGNRALMERYGIPIDRWDPEKFESDGKTVVIVAVDGEVKGIIAVSDEIKEGSALAVRELDRMGIGTAMITGDNRNTAEAVAREVGIDTVIAGVLPGDKAARVAEFRDGGEGVAFVGDGINDAPALAEADLGVAVGSGTDIAREAGEVVLMGDDPLDVPAALQLAGKVISRIRQNIFWAFAYNVVLIPLAAGALYPLGIVFRPEYAGMAMALSSVTVVSLSLTLRGYTPPARRLREGQ from the coding sequence ATGAAAAGAATAACGATAAGGATAGGTGGAATGGGGTGCGCCGCATGCGCCCTAAAGATCGAGGAGGCCCTCAAAGGACTTGATGGTGTCAGTGACGCCACAGTAAACCTTGTTGAGGGAAAAGTTTCCATTGAATACGACCCTGGAAGGGTGGAACTCTCCGACATGGAGGCCACAATTGAGGATGCCGGCTACACTGTACTCAACGAGAACATAGCCATGGCTGTGGGTGGTATGAGCTGCGTGATGTGCGCACAGAAAATAGAATCTGCCCTTAGGGAACTTGAGGGTGTGAGCAGCGCCACAGTCAACCTTGCAGCTGAAAAGGCCTACATATCATATAACCCCTCCCTGACCTCGGTGGAGGACCTCAGAAGGACCGTGGAGGGTCTGGGATACACCGTCACGGGCCTGGAGGGTGAAGAGGTCAGGGAGGACCTTAAACCAGAACTTAGAAGGATAATTGTGGGGTTCGGGGTTTCAGTTCCCCTCATGGCAGCGATGTACCTCGGTTTACACCCCCCCGGAGGGGGTGTATTCATACTCCTCGTTTCAATCATACCCTTCATCTATGTCTCAGGACCAATATTCAGGGGTGCTCTCAGATCACTTAGATCAGGGACACTTGACATGGATGTAATGTACTCAATGGGTATAGGTGTGGCATTCCTTTCAAGCATCCTTGGCACCTCAGGGATTCTCCCCTCCGATTTCATGTTCTATGACACCGCACTGATGCTGGCATCCTTCCTCACCCTAGGAAGGTACCTGGAGGCACGTGCCAGGGGTAAAACATCAGAGGCCGTCAGGAGACTCATGGAACTCCAGCCAGACACCGCCACGGTCCTAAGGGACGGCAGGGAAGTTGAGGTGAGGATCCATGACATAGAGGTGGGTGATGAGGTCATCGTGAGGCCCGGGGACAGGGTACCGGCTGATGGAAGGGTCATGGAGGGATCATCCTACGTGGATGAATCCATGATAACAGGCGAGCCCCTCCCTGTCCTTAAAAAACCTGGATCAGAGGTTGTTGCAGGAACAATAAACACCGATGGCATCCTGAGGTTCGGGGTTGAACGAACCGGTGATGAAACCTTCCTTTCAGGGATAATAAGACTGGTTGAAGGGGCCCAGGCATCAAAGCCACCCATCCAGAGGATTGCTGACAGGGTAGTATCCTACTTCATACCCGCGGTTCTGCTTGTCGCAACATCAGCTTTTCTGTTCTGGTACCTTGTTGAGGGCGCCGGGCTCCTGATATCCCTCACGGTCCTCATATCTGTACTTGTGGTGGCCTGCCCATGCGCACTGGGCCTTGCAACCCCAACCGCTGTCACGGCAGGTATAGGGAGGGGGGCTGAACTTGGAATACTCATAAAGAAGGGTGAGGCCCTTGAGTTGTCCGACAGGATATCCTGTGTGATCTTCGATAAGACAGGCACCCTGACACGTGGAAGGCCCAGGGTCACAGACATTGTTGGTGATGTGCTTGGACTGGCAGCAGCCCTTGAAAGAAAATCCAGGCACCCAATAGCAGCTGCAGTAACTGAGAGGGCTGAGGAGGAGGGTGTTGATGTTCCTGAGGCTGAGGAATTCAGGGCCATACCCGGCATGGGCCTTGAGGGGAGGGTGAAATCGCACCATGTACTTGCAGGTAACCGGGCCCTCATGGAGAGATACGGCATCCCCATCGACCGCTGGGACCCTGAAAAATTTGAATCAGATGGCAAGACCGTGGTCATAGTCGCAGTCGATGGGGAGGTGAAGGGAATCATAGCAGTCTCCGATGAGATAAAGGAGGGTTCAGCGCTGGCTGTCCGGGAACTGGATAGGATGGGGATAGGTACTGCAATGATAACCGGAGATAACAGGAATACTGCGGAGGCAGTGGCCCGTGAGGTTGGGATAGATACAGTGATTGCAGGGGTCCTCCCCGGGGATAAGGCGGCAAGGGTGGCTGAATTCAGGGATGGGGGTGAAGGGGTTGCCTTTGTGGGCGACGGTATAAACGATGCACCTGCACTTGCAGAGGCAGACCTGGGGGTGGCTGTTGGTAGCGGAACAGACATAGCAAGGGAGGCCGGTGAGGTTGTCCTCATGGGGGATGACCCCCTTGATGTTCCAGCGGCCCTACAGCTTGCAGGGAAGGTCATATCAAGGATCCGGCAGAACATCTTCTGGGCCTTCGCCTACAACGTTGTTCTGATACCACTGGCTGCCGGGGCCCTCTACCCCCTGGGGATTGTGTTCCGACCGGAATACGCGGGCATGGCCATGGCCCTCAGTTCAGTGACCGTGGTGTCCCTTTCACTCACCCTCAGGGGGTACACACCACCTGCAAGAAGGTTGAGGGAGGGGCAGTGA